One genomic segment of Acidiphilium acidophilum includes these proteins:
- a CDS encoding YncE family protein has translation MFISYLEREYLNDGAMRYRQRIPGLVRWINLMSLLTAQFVATMLSDTVGADKEPLPKMRRCRIFAVTVLLVTFMCLAAGSHQALAAPLPLQIAHPDVPLGGKPNRFDYETVDPRHRLLFVAHLGSGVVTVFDLRTNRVITNIKGVPAVHGVLAVPSLDEVFASATGQNRLDVISEKTFHVIAHAPAGVYPDGMTYAPPEHELLISDEAGKTETVVDTRNNKRMATIAMGGEVGNSQYDPVTGFVFVDVQTRDEIVSIDPKTNRIIYRYRLPAICKDDHSLLLDAPARLAFVACDDNAKLLVLDMRTMHVLSVYKTGSGPDVLAFDAALRRLYVASESGVVAIFQLQGNGLHLLGRSYLAYEAHSVAVDPRTHWAYFPLQDVGGMGVMRIMAPAL, from the coding sequence ATGTTCATCAGCTATCTGGAGCGGGAATACCTTAATGATGGTGCGATGCGTTACCGGCAGCGCATCCCGGGGTTGGTCCGTTGGATCAATCTGATGAGTCTGCTGACTGCCCAGTTCGTGGCAACCATGCTTTCCGACACTGTGGGAGCAGACAAGGAGCCGCTTCCAAAAATGAGAAGATGTCGGATTTTTGCGGTCACTGTTTTGCTGGTCACCTTCATGTGTCTTGCGGCGGGCTCCCACCAGGCTCTGGCGGCGCCGCTGCCGCTGCAAATCGCGCATCCCGATGTTCCGCTCGGCGGCAAGCCCAACCGCTTCGACTATGAGACAGTCGATCCGCGGCATCGGCTGCTCTTCGTCGCCCATCTCGGCTCAGGCGTGGTGACGGTGTTTGACCTGCGCACCAACCGCGTCATCACCAACATCAAGGGCGTTCCGGCGGTGCATGGCGTGCTCGCGGTGCCTTCGCTGGACGAGGTCTTCGCCTCAGCGACCGGGCAGAACCGGCTCGACGTCATTTCCGAGAAAACCTTCCACGTCATCGCCCATGCGCCGGCAGGGGTCTATCCGGACGGCATGACCTACGCGCCGCCCGAGCATGAGCTGTTGATCTCGGACGAAGCTGGGAAAACCGAAACTGTCGTTGATACCCGCAACAACAAGCGGATGGCGACGATCGCCATGGGCGGCGAAGTCGGCAATTCGCAATATGATCCGGTAACCGGCTTCGTCTTCGTCGATGTGCAGACGCGCGACGAGATCGTCAGCATCGACCCGAAGACCAACCGGATAATCTATCGCTACCGTCTGCCTGCGATCTGCAAGGACGACCACAGCTTGCTCCTGGACGCGCCGGCACGGCTTGCCTTCGTCGCCTGCGACGATAACGCCAAGCTGCTTGTGCTCGACATGCGGACGATGCACGTCCTGTCTGTCTACAAGACCGGAAGCGGCCCCGATGTCCTGGCATTCGATGCCGCCTTGCGGCGGCTCTATGTCGCCTCCGAAAGCGGCGTCGTCGCTATCTTCCAGCTTCAAGGGAACGGCTTGCATCTACTGGGCCGAAGCTATCTTGCCTATGAAGCGCATTCCGTCGCGGTCGATCCGCGGACGCACTGGGCCTATTTTCCATTGCAGGATGTCGGCGGCATGGGCGTCATGCGTATCATGGCGCCAGCCCTATAA
- a CDS encoding VTT domain-containing protein, whose translation MIAHLIHNIVVFARTHTLLAYGLAFLLTGTEAFPVFGALVPGTAVIIALGALVPGGALRFWPLVAFATAGAIAGDGLSYWLGHHYKEGAVTRWPLRRYPKLIKQGDAFFEKHGGKAILIARFTPGVRAVVPLVAGITGMAAARFYALNILSALLWAPAHVVMGVMVGASLTILGAVAGRIEALFLVFFVIVGLVVWLTPRTIRWLTKLMPRFRGPLMTWAGSRDTRFRRQIASLLDPTRTELPGLAVLGALLIGSLWLLIGVLQDLIAGDPLVEADRAVLHLLLSLRVDWATQCAVAVSELGSGIVILPVAGLALLWLDRQHAWRALAYGIVSVIGAILFSAGLDLALKRPQPMYSQPGWRLSNLMSGK comes from the coding sequence ATGATAGCCCACCTCATTCATAATATTGTAGTCTTTGCTCGGACGCATACCCTACTTGCTTATGGCCTGGCATTTCTCTTGACCGGAACAGAAGCGTTTCCCGTTTTTGGCGCGCTGGTTCCTGGCACAGCTGTAATTATCGCGCTGGGTGCATTGGTTCCCGGCGGTGCCTTGCGGTTCTGGCCTCTGGTCGCCTTTGCAACAGCCGGCGCAATCGCGGGCGATGGCCTCTCCTATTGGCTCGGACATCATTATAAAGAGGGGGCTGTCACACGCTGGCCGCTCCGTCGCTATCCAAAGCTGATCAAACAAGGCGATGCTTTTTTCGAAAAACACGGCGGCAAGGCCATCTTGATTGCCCGTTTTACGCCGGGCGTCCGAGCCGTTGTACCTCTCGTCGCTGGAATCACGGGCATGGCGGCGGCCAGATTCTACGCGCTGAACATCCTATCGGCGCTCTTATGGGCACCCGCCCACGTTGTCATGGGTGTCATGGTTGGCGCCTCGTTGACAATCCTGGGTGCGGTAGCCGGGCGGATTGAGGCGCTCTTCCTTGTTTTCTTTGTCATTGTGGGCCTAGTCGTCTGGCTTACGCCTCGCACAATCCGATGGTTAACGAAATTAATGCCCCGGTTTCGTGGCCCTCTCATGACATGGGCTGGTTCTCGGGATACGCGATTCCGGCGCCAGATCGCTTCTCTGCTCGATCCAACCAGGACTGAGCTTCCTGGCCTAGCCGTACTTGGTGCACTGCTAATTGGGAGCCTCTGGCTGCTGATTGGTGTTCTGCAGGATCTGATTGCGGGAGACCCTCTGGTTGAGGCTGACCGCGCTGTCCTCCATCTGCTCCTTTCGTTGCGGGTAGATTGGGCCACGCAATGCGCTGTTGCGGTAAGCGAGCTTGGAAGCGGCATTGTGATCCTGCCCGTCGCCGGCCTCGCCTTGCTCTGGCTGGACCGGCAACATGCTTGGCGTGCATTGGCCTATGGCATCGTATCCGTGATAGGTGCGATCCTGTTCTCAGCGGGCCTCGATCTCGCTCTGAAACGACCGCAGCCGATGTACAGCCAGCCAGGTTGGAGATTGAGCAACCTGATGTCTGGAAAATAG
- a CDS encoding IS256 family transposase produces the protein MDAKKDTIIEALLEHLIENGAGDIATVFARTFELAMQIERERFLHASHYERNPDRQGYANGYKPKRIDTPAGSITVDVPKTAGHVGEPFYPQSLERGRRSVRAVMVAVAEMYIKGVSTRDVEAVMREFGIESLSSAQVSRASKLLDDELAAWRTRPLAEIRYLILDARYEKMRDNGVVRDAAVLSAIGIGPDERRRVLGVSVALSEAEVHWRAFLESLHQRGLRGVEFIVSDDHAGLHAARRAVFGAAHWQRCQFHLAQNAIHHAPNHAIRKRIGAELRTVWNANSLAAAQIALITLVNAYRDTAPKLADWLERNIPEGLTVFTLPEPHQRRLRTSNPMERGIQQELKRRTTKIRVFPNEASLERLVSAVLVEIDEKWAADTKGYIKWDYQDA, from the coding sequence ATGGACGCCAAAAAGGATACGATTATCGAGGCACTTTTGGAACATCTGATCGAAAACGGCGCAGGCGATATCGCCACGGTATTTGCCAGGACCTTCGAACTCGCCATGCAGATCGAGCGCGAACGCTTCCTCCACGCCAGTCACTACGAGCGCAACCCCGATCGTCAGGGTTACGCCAATGGCTACAAGCCCAAGCGGATCGATACCCCGGCCGGGTCGATCACCGTCGATGTCCCCAAAACCGCCGGTCACGTGGGCGAACCCTTCTACCCACAGTCCCTCGAACGCGGCCGACGCTCGGTCCGCGCCGTCATGGTCGCCGTCGCCGAAATGTACATCAAAGGCGTCTCCACCCGCGACGTCGAGGCCGTCATGCGCGAATTCGGCATCGAAAGCCTCTCCTCCGCTCAGGTCAGCCGCGCCAGCAAGCTGCTCGATGACGAACTCGCCGCCTGGCGCACCCGACCCCTCGCCGAGATCCGCTACCTCATCCTCGACGCCAGATATGAAAAAATGCGCGATAATGGCGTCGTCCGCGATGCCGCCGTGCTCTCGGCCATCGGCATCGGACCCGATGAACGCCGCCGTGTCCTCGGCGTCTCGGTCGCCCTTTCCGAGGCCGAAGTCCATTGGCGTGCCTTCCTCGAAAGCCTCCATCAGCGTGGCCTGCGAGGCGTCGAATTCATCGTCTCCGATGACCATGCCGGATTGCACGCCGCACGCCGCGCCGTCTTCGGCGCCGCACACTGGCAACGATGCCAGTTCCACCTCGCCCAAAACGCCATCCACCACGCCCCCAACCACGCCATCCGCAAACGCATCGGCGCAGAACTCCGGACCGTCTGGAACGCAAATTCCCTCGCCGCTGCCCAGATCGCTCTCATAACCCTCGTCAATGCCTATCGCGACACCGCACCAAAGCTCGCCGATTGGCTCGAACGAAATATCCCCGAAGGCCTCACCGTCTTCACACTGCCAGAACCCCACCAGCGCCGGCTTCGCACTTCCAACCCCATGGAACGCGGCATCCAGCAGGAACTCAAACGCCGCACCACCAAAATCAGGGTCTTCCCCAACGAAGCCTCCCTCGAACGCCTCGTCAGCGCCGTCCTCGTCGAAATCGATGAAAAATGGGCCGCCGACACCAAGGGCTACATCAAGTGGGACTACCAGGATGCCTGA
- a CDS encoding IS256 family transposase, whose amino-acid sequence MDAKKDTIIEALLEHLIENGAGDIATVFARTFELAMQIERERFLHASHYERNPDRQGYANGYKPKRIDTPAGSITVDVPKTAGHVGEPFYPQSLERGRRSVRAVMVAVAEMYIKGVSTRDVEAVMREFGIESLSSAQVSRASKLLDDELAAWRTRPLAEIRYLILDARYEKMRDNGVVRDAAVLSAIGIGPDERRRVLGVSVALSEAEVHWRAFLESLHQRGLRGVEFIVSDDHAGLHAARRAVFGAAHWQRCQFHLAQNAIHHAPNHAIRKRIGAELRTVWNANSLAAAQIALTTLVNAYRDTAPKLADWLERNIPEGLTVFTLPEPHQRRLRTSNPMERGIQQELKRRTTKIRVFPNEASLERLVSAVLVEIDEKWAADTKGYIKWDYQDA is encoded by the coding sequence ATGGACGCCAAAAAGGATACGATTATCGAGGCACTTTTGGAACATCTGATCGAAAACGGCGCAGGCGATATCGCCACGGTATTTGCCAGGACCTTCGAACTCGCCATGCAGATCGAGCGCGAACGCTTCCTCCACGCCAGTCACTACGAGCGCAACCCCGATCGTCAGGGTTACGCCAATGGCTACAAGCCCAAGCGGATCGATACCCCGGCCGGGTCGATCACCGTCGATGTCCCCAAAACCGCCGGTCACGTGGGCGAACCCTTCTACCCACAGTCCCTCGAACGCGGCCGACGCTCGGTCCGCGCCGTCATGGTCGCCGTCGCCGAAATGTACATCAAAGGCGTCTCCACCCGCGACGTCGAGGCCGTCATGCGCGAATTCGGCATCGAAAGCCTCTCCTCCGCTCAGGTCAGCCGCGCCAGCAAGCTGCTCGATGACGAACTCGCCGCCTGGCGCACCCGACCCCTCGCCGAGATCCGCTACCTCATCCTCGACGCCAGATATGAAAAAATGCGCGATAATGGCGTCGTCCGCGATGCCGCCGTGCTCTCGGCCATCGGCATCGGACCCGATGAACGCCGCCGTGTCCTCGGCGTCTCGGTCGCCCTTTCCGAGGCCGAAGTCCATTGGCGTGCCTTCCTCGAAAGCCTCCATCAGCGTGGCCTGCGAGGCGTCGAATTCATCGTCTCCGATGACCATGCCGGATTGCACGCCGCACGCCGCGCCGTCTTCGGCGCCGCACACTGGCAACGATGCCAGTTCCACCTCGCCCAAAACGCCATCCACCACGCCCCCAACCACGCCATCCGCAAACGCATCGGCGCAGAACTCCGGACCGTCTGGAACGCAAATTCCCTCGCCGCTGCCCAGATCGCTCTCACAACCCTCGTCAATGCCTATCGCGACACCGCACCAAAGCTCGCCGATTGGCTCGAACGAAATATCCCCGAAGGCCTCACCGTCTTCACACTGCCAGAACCCCACCAGCGCCGGCTTCGCACTTCCAACCCCATGGAACGCGGCATCCAGCAGGAACTCAAACGCCGCACCACCAAAATCAGGGTCTTCCCCAACGAAGCCTCCCTCGAACGCCTCGTCAGCGCCGTCCTCGTCGAAATCGATGAAAAATGGGCCGCCGACACCAAGGGCTACATCAAGTGGGACTACCAGGATGCCTGA
- a CDS encoding LssY C-terminal domain-containing protein yields the protein MSRRQVTPPGWSLFPFPGGHLAVVAALFGFLTVLMCRELSMRCRIGVAMATALFISALTFSRLYLGAEFLSTALEGLAFGFAWSALLSLTYLARQAETVRPVGLGVITALGFMLAGGAHIASAHRSDMQRYALKIQTQTMSAADWGQSGWATLPTRRLALFGEFDQPFTVQWPGGVAVLKAALLAHGWRQPVNWTARSVLEFLSPRLDLTSLPVLPRLDSGRSERLVMIKAAGGIPKDERLVFRLWRSDVQVSRHDGSLTPLWIGTITAERTERMFSLLNIPEDSRNMNTPLRRLASDIPCSRVVRRMKTGDSSFWDGSVLLGPFKPCGVLKPVKSPL from the coding sequence ATTTCCAGACGTCAGGTTACACCACCAGGTTGGAGCCTATTTCCGTTTCCAGGCGGGCATCTCGCGGTCGTCGCGGCGTTGTTCGGCTTCCTTACGGTCTTGATGTGCCGCGAGCTAAGCATGAGGTGTCGCATTGGTGTTGCGATGGCAACGGCGCTTTTTATTTCTGCACTTACTTTTTCCCGGCTCTATCTGGGGGCGGAGTTCCTGTCCACGGCTTTAGAAGGTTTGGCCTTTGGATTCGCGTGGTCGGCCCTCCTGAGTCTGACCTATCTGGCGCGGCAGGCGGAAACCGTTCGTCCAGTCGGCCTGGGAGTCATCACTGCGCTGGGTTTTATGTTGGCGGGCGGCGCCCATATCGCGTCCGCACATCGATCCGATATGCAACGCTATGCTCTCAAGATCCAGACGCAGACAATGTCGGCCGCTGATTGGGGGCAAAGCGGCTGGGCCACCCTGCCCACGCGCAGATTGGCCCTGTTTGGCGAGTTTGACCAGCCATTTACGGTCCAATGGCCGGGTGGGGTTGCCGTCCTGAAGGCGGCGCTTCTGGCTCATGGCTGGAGGCAGCCCGTCAACTGGACGGCTCGCTCGGTGCTGGAGTTCCTGTCGCCCCGCCTGGACCTCACGTCTCTTCCCGTGCTGCCTCGTCTCGATAGCGGCCGATCCGAAAGATTGGTGATGATCAAGGCCGCCGGTGGAATTCCTAAGGATGAGCGCCTGGTGTTTCGCCTCTGGAGGTCCGATGTACAGGTTTCGAGGCATGATGGGAGTTTGACCCCGCTGTGGATCGGGACCATCACCGCCGAGCGCACGGAACGAATGTTTTCATTATTGAACATACCCGAAGACAGCCGGAATATGAATACTCCCTTGCGCCGCCTTGCCTCTGACATTCCGTGTTCCCGGGTCGTGCGCCGGATGAAGACGGGAGACTCATCGTTTTGGGATGGCTCCGTCCTGCTTGGGCCGTTCAAGCCCTGTGGCGTCCTGAAGCCGGTGAAATCACCGCTGTGA
- a CDS encoding heavy metal sensor histidine kinase, protein MEVDPKAGASQSGRLTNLSRLGGSIVMRMTAWYAGTSFLLILIATSFLYWTIAANLEAEDQRVISNTTTNLEYLLHASVNLNAAKQMLATPSESLPRPQLIWIRVIASNGQTQMETRGMDKILPVSDFPPLMGIQPHHDVIRTIQTRTSQTSMGQLFQTVSGRVNDANGAGRMFQVAIDRTDEQRLLIRYRERLLLVLTTSLALCSAIGYVIARSGMRPVERIIRTAQTIRSSTLHERIDLVGLPAELRSLADTVNGMLDRLEESFVQISRFSADVAHELRTPVNNLRGEIEVALGKDRPPEEYRDVLGSALEECARISRVIQSLLFLARAETAGERPHLEQLDLKAEIVSVLEFYEPAAAEAGVTVSEETPDDLVAAFDRTLFQQAVGNLVANAIAHTPSGGHVKLQSRREGLSLHIRVVDTGRGIAPEHLPYVFNRFYRADRARSSTSGNFGLGLAVVRSIAALHGGRVEIESEVGRGTRVVLVTPLVSSPANLSRPSSPV, encoded by the coding sequence TTGGAGGTAGATCCAAAAGCTGGTGCCAGCCAATCCGGCCGTTTGACCAATTTGAGCCGGTTAGGCGGCTCGATAGTCATGCGGATGACTGCTTGGTACGCGGGCACCAGCTTTCTGCTGATTCTGATCGCCACCAGCTTCCTGTACTGGACGATCGCTGCCAATCTGGAAGCTGAGGACCAGCGTGTCATAAGCAACACGACAACCAATCTCGAATATCTACTTCATGCTTCAGTGAACCTGAACGCAGCCAAGCAAATGCTTGCCACTCCATCAGAGTCATTGCCGCGGCCACAACTGATCTGGATTCGGGTCATTGCGTCGAATGGGCAAACGCAGATGGAGACGAGGGGAATGGACAAGATCCTGCCGGTCTCGGATTTCCCGCCGCTGATGGGGATTCAGCCGCACCATGATGTCATCCGCACGATCCAGACGCGGACGTCTCAGACCAGCATGGGACAGCTTTTCCAAACCGTGAGCGGTCGCGTAAACGACGCGAATGGCGCGGGCAGAATGTTCCAGGTGGCGATTGACAGGACTGATGAGCAACGTCTTCTGATCCGCTACCGCGAGCGGCTGCTGTTGGTGCTGACCACCTCTCTCGCCCTCTGCTCGGCGATCGGTTATGTAATTGCCCGAAGCGGGATGCGGCCCGTCGAGCGCATCATCAGGACCGCCCAGACGATCCGCTCCTCCACGCTGCACGAACGTATCGATCTTGTTGGACTTCCTGCGGAGTTGCGGTCCCTGGCCGACACCGTCAACGGCATGCTGGACCGGCTTGAAGAATCCTTTGTGCAGATATCGCGATTCTCGGCCGATGTTGCCCACGAATTGCGGACACCGGTTAATAATCTGCGGGGCGAGATCGAGGTAGCTCTGGGTAAGGATCGTCCCCCAGAGGAATACCGGGACGTGCTGGGCTCGGCTCTGGAGGAATGCGCCCGCATCAGCCGGGTGATCCAGAGTCTGCTGTTCCTTGCTCGCGCCGAAACCGCGGGAGAGAGGCCGCATCTTGAGCAACTGGATCTGAAGGCCGAGATCGTATCAGTTTTGGAATTCTACGAACCCGCAGCTGCCGAGGCCGGCGTCACTGTTTCAGAGGAAACACCGGATGATCTTGTTGCCGCGTTTGACCGCACGCTGTTCCAACAAGCCGTCGGTAACCTTGTGGCCAATGCAATTGCTCACACGCCGAGCGGTGGCCATGTGAAGCTGCAGTCACGGCGCGAAGGCTTATCGCTGCACATCCGGGTGGTCGACACCGGACGCGGCATAGCGCCGGAGCATTTACCTTACGTCTTCAACCGGTTCTACCGAGCTGATCGAGCCCGCTCCAGCACCAGCGGGAATTTCGGCTTGGGTCTCGCGGTGGTGAGAAGCATCGCCGCACTTCACGGTGGGCGGGTGGAAATTGAGAGCGAGGTTGGTCGAGGGACCAGGGTTGTCCTGGTGACACCGTTGGTGTCATCTCCGGCCAATTTATCACGCCCATCGTCACCGGTATAA
- a CDS encoding TolC family protein, translated as MTLSNFKRLSGLALLLPGLLAGCARYTARPINPAARAAVLSARRLNDPKLLRFLAAMGHPAQELDDRRWGIDTLTLVAVYERPDLSIADANYALAKGGLTTAAAIPNPVLGLSPTYNTAAGLPSPIKIGPIVTFLITSFGARPASIAAARADIAASREAVLTAAWQERTRVRNALLAVWQARAQARLARQSAQYAEAGLTVLSQRYSAGMVSISALILQRLTAEQAQFAATEAVRRERLARAGLATAIGLPNAALHGIKLDLSAFDHVQKPVNLDVLARQALVNRPTVLAALERYVAAQDRLKVAIDNQYPAFNIGPGYNYDQGQNKFILALSLPLPIFNQNQGPIAVARAQRHLAAAQFDQVQQRVLSGIDTARTDWRASRDVTEAAERAADSAKRSEASALSDFRAGATGRVRLLGAEQTAILARQNALAAQIQARVALGHLEDALHHVFFRSAS; from the coding sequence ATGACTCTCTCGAATTTCAAAAGACTGTCCGGCCTTGCGCTGCTTCTACCGGGGCTGCTGGCTGGCTGCGCGCGGTACACGGCACGCCCAATCAACCCGGCGGCGCGTGCGGCGGTGCTGTCCGCGCGCCGGTTAAATGACCCGAAGCTGCTGCGGTTTTTGGCGGCGATGGGACATCCCGCTCAGGAGCTGGATGATCGGCGTTGGGGTATTGATACGCTTACCCTGGTCGCGGTGTATGAACGGCCCGATCTCAGCATCGCTGATGCGAATTATGCTTTAGCGAAAGGCGGACTGACCACAGCGGCGGCAATCCCGAACCCGGTTCTGGGGCTCAGCCCAACCTATAACACGGCGGCTGGTCTACCATCGCCAATTAAAATTGGACCGATCGTGACGTTCCTGATCACCAGCTTTGGGGCGCGTCCGGCCAGCATCGCGGCGGCACGGGCGGACATCGCCGCATCGCGCGAAGCGGTCCTCACGGCGGCGTGGCAGGAGCGGACACGGGTACGCAACGCCCTGCTGGCGGTGTGGCAGGCGCGGGCGCAAGCAAGGCTGGCCCGGCAATCGGCGCAATACGCCGAAGCGGGCCTCACCGTGCTGTCCCAGCGTTATTCCGCCGGCATGGTTTCAATTAGCGCTCTAATTCTACAGCGGCTGACCGCTGAACAGGCTCAATTTGCGGCAACCGAGGCAGTTCGCCGCGAGCGCTTGGCACGAGCTGGTCTTGCCACGGCAATTGGACTCCCAAACGCGGCGCTCCATGGAATCAAGCTCGACCTTTCGGCATTCGATCACGTTCAAAAGCCGGTTAATCTTGACGTTCTGGCACGGCAGGCGCTGGTCAATCGACCGACGGTGCTAGCTGCCTTAGAGCGCTACGTCGCGGCCCAGGATCGGCTTAAAGTCGCGATCGACAATCAGTATCCGGCATTCAATATTGGTCCTGGATATAATTATGATCAAGGGCAGAATAAATTCATTCTGGCGCTCTCTCTACCGCTGCCGATCTTCAACCAGAATCAAGGACCAATTGCGGTGGCGCGGGCACAGCGGCATCTGGCGGCGGCACAGTTCGATCAGGTGCAGCAAAGGGTGCTCAGCGGCATCGACACTGCCCGCACTGACTGGCGGGCGAGCCGCGACGTAACGGAAGCGGCGGAACGCGCCGCGGACAGCGCGAAACGGAGCGAGGCATCGGCCCTGAGCGATTTCCGGGCGGGCGCGACCGGGCGGGTGCGCCTGCTCGGCGCGGAACAGACAGCGATCCTCGCGCGGCAGAATGCCCTTGCCGCACAAATTCAGGCGCGCGTTGCCCTGGGTCATCTGGAAGACGCGCTGCATCACGTATTTTTCAGGAGCGCATCATGA
- a CDS encoding efflux RND transporter periplasmic adaptor subunit, translating to MMRRVLLSLSVLLVSQCAQAQAVDADADAKAAFIKVDPAAQQASGIEVQKLAAVVFTPSRAAYGVVLDPGPLIALRSQIVSAQVARRYAAQSLSRAQLLYRTSHNIAMAALQGAEAQYATANANELALTAKARTDWGAALSTLLVRGGQFIQALSDGKASLIEAAVTGRYLDPPTSASGRVSGGARITLRLIGVASHVPSGLVGQGFYYAGPADLSSGLPLSLMLPEGSAQAGVAVPPKAILYLQGHKSVFREVAPSRFTMVQISNVLPMRQPGDASRYFVGKGLHSGDQVVVEGAGVLLSAAHAAPAPADTD from the coding sequence ATGATGCGTCGGGTCTTGTTGAGTCTTTCCGTTCTTCTCGTATCCCAGTGCGCTCAGGCGCAAGCCGTCGATGCTGATGCCGATGCCAAAGCAGCCTTCATCAAGGTCGATCCCGCCGCTCAGCAGGCGAGCGGGATCGAGGTGCAAAAACTTGCCGCTGTTGTCTTCACGCCAAGTCGTGCCGCGTATGGTGTTGTGCTTGATCCTGGTCCGCTGATCGCGTTACGCAGCCAGATTGTCTCAGCGCAGGTAGCGCGTCGATACGCCGCGCAGTCGCTCTCGCGCGCTCAGTTGCTCTACCGTACCAGCCACAATATTGCGATGGCGGCGCTGCAAGGCGCCGAAGCCCAATATGCGACGGCAAATGCCAACGAACTCGCGCTCACCGCCAAAGCGCGTACCGATTGGGGCGCAGCGCTCAGCACGCTTCTGGTCAGAGGCGGCCAGTTCATTCAGGCGCTGAGCGACGGCAAAGCCTCGCTGATCGAGGCCGCCGTCACCGGCAGGTATCTCGATCCTCCAACCTCGGCCTCGGGGCGTGTTTCGGGCGGCGCCCGCATCACCTTGCGGCTGATTGGGGTCGCCTCTCATGTGCCTTCCGGTCTCGTCGGCCAGGGTTTCTATTACGCGGGACCAGCGGATTTATCCTCCGGCCTGCCGCTTTCCCTGATGCTTCCTGAAGGATCGGCACAAGCGGGCGTTGCCGTTCCGCCGAAGGCGATCCTCTATCTCCAGGGTCATAAATCGGTCTTTCGCGAGGTGGCGCCCAGCCGCTTCACCATGGTGCAGATTTCCAACGTCTTGCCGATGCGCCAGCCGGGCGATGCGTCCCGCTATTTTGTTGGCAAGGGCCTGCATTCCGGAGATCAGGTTGTCGTCGAAGGCGCTGGCGTCCTGTTATCCGCGGCTCACGCCGCTCCGGCTCCTGCAGACACAGACTGA